The following proteins come from a genomic window of Corallococcus sp. NCRR:
- a CDS encoding glutamate--cysteine ligase, translating into MSLDLKRVASEPLTSAAPLVDELRKAEKPRTEHRLGLEHEKFIYPVGSAQPPTYEGPHGIGALLERIAPGGYERFRETPQSPVIALQRGMAAISLEPGGQFELSGSPFRTAREAHQENLEHLKETKAAASSLGLRLVALGYRPVGAPGAGGVEMPWMPKTRYQVMRRTLPERGRLALNMMLMTSTGQVSLDWADEADCVRKTVVVARLTPLLVALYANSPLVEGKPSGYMSFRSRVWEEVDPTRCGYLPSWFDGSFSYQAYVDWALDAPLLFLRREGEYRHPKLTFRQLMKEGYEGKPPDMGDWTDHLSTLFPEVRLKKVLEVRGADCASAAMTGALGALWRGILYDAQALAEAELLLPRLTFTEHLAFHDTARREGLAGKLGPHALHQLAREMVAIAKRGLQRLDPEDAPLLAPLEAVATSGQSPAQAVLDAWKEDPRPEVLMTRFEL; encoded by the coding sequence ATGTCCCTCGACCTCAAGCGCGTGGCCTCCGAGCCCCTCACTTCCGCCGCCCCCCTGGTGGATGAGCTTCGCAAGGCGGAGAAGCCCCGGACCGAGCATCGGCTCGGGCTGGAGCACGAGAAGTTCATCTACCCCGTGGGGTCCGCCCAACCCCCGACCTACGAGGGACCGCACGGGATTGGCGCCCTCCTGGAGCGCATCGCCCCGGGAGGCTACGAGCGCTTCCGGGAGACGCCCCAGTCGCCGGTCATCGCCCTGCAGCGCGGGATGGCGGCCATCTCCCTGGAGCCGGGCGGGCAGTTCGAATTGTCCGGCAGCCCGTTCCGCACGGCGCGCGAGGCGCACCAGGAGAACCTGGAGCACCTGAAGGAGACGAAGGCGGCGGCCTCCAGCCTGGGGCTGCGGCTGGTGGCGCTGGGCTACCGGCCGGTGGGCGCGCCCGGGGCGGGTGGGGTGGAGATGCCCTGGATGCCCAAGACGCGCTACCAGGTGATGCGCCGCACGCTGCCGGAGCGCGGCCGGCTGGCGCTGAACATGATGCTGATGACGTCCACCGGGCAGGTGTCGCTGGACTGGGCGGACGAGGCGGACTGTGTGCGCAAGACGGTGGTGGTGGCGCGCCTGACGCCGCTGCTGGTGGCGCTGTACGCCAACAGCCCGCTCGTGGAGGGCAAGCCGTCCGGGTACATGTCCTTCCGCAGCCGCGTCTGGGAAGAGGTGGACCCCACGCGCTGCGGCTACCTGCCGTCCTGGTTCGACGGCTCGTTCTCCTATCAGGCGTATGTGGACTGGGCGCTGGACGCGCCGCTCCTGTTCCTGCGCCGCGAGGGCGAGTACCGCCACCCGAAGCTCACCTTCCGCCAGTTGATGAAGGAGGGCTACGAGGGCAAGCCGCCGGACATGGGGGACTGGACGGACCACCTGTCCACGCTCTTCCCGGAGGTGCGGCTCAAGAAGGTGCTGGAGGTGCGCGGCGCGGACTGCGCCAGCGCGGCGATGACGGGGGCCCTGGGGGCACTCTGGCGCGGCATCCTTTATGACGCGCAGGCGCTGGCGGAGGCGGAGCTGCTCCTGCCTCGGCTCACCTTCACGGAGCACCTGGCCTTCCACGACACCGCGCGCCGCGAGGGACTGGCCGGGAAGCTGGGGCCGCACGCGCTGCACCAGCTGGCCAGGGAGATGGTGGCCATCGCGAAGCGGGGGTTGCAGCGGTTGGACCCCGAGGACGCGCCGCTGCTCGCGCCGCTGGAGGCGGTGGCGACTTCGGGCCAGTCTCCGGCGCAGGCGGTGCTGGACGCGTGGAAAGAAGATCCGCGTCCGGAAGTGCTGATGACGCGCTTCGAGC
- a CDS encoding EI24 domain-containing protein, whose amino-acid sequence MRPASPVPTLSPRPRLSDFLQGVGVLGRAFKLIFRSRRLFLLSSLCAVLTAITLVGLAVLLYRYAPGLLASMWTRPDSWYGQAAWYTALVLGALVAWVVGANVVPPLLLTPLQDPMSEATEAECAGADAVLSPASFLRGLTTGLLHTLARMALLLLGLAVLLPLNFVPGLGSVAFTVLASLWTMLWMAAEHLATPMTRHLYPFAEVRRMLRERRALCLGFGAGVYLLLWVPILNTLFLPVAIVGGTLLYRALRQAGDLPPPPDARADAK is encoded by the coding sequence ATGCGTCCTGCATCCCCCGTCCCCACCCTGTCTCCCCGGCCCCGTCTGTCGGATTTCCTCCAGGGCGTGGGGGTGCTCGGCCGGGCCTTCAAGCTCATCTTCCGCTCGCGCCGCCTCTTCCTGCTCTCCAGCCTGTGCGCCGTCCTCACCGCCATCACCCTGGTGGGACTGGCCGTCCTCCTCTACCGCTACGCCCCCGGGCTCCTGGCGTCCATGTGGACCCGGCCCGACTCCTGGTACGGGCAGGCCGCCTGGTACACCGCGCTGGTGCTGGGCGCGCTGGTCGCCTGGGTGGTGGGCGCCAACGTCGTGCCGCCCCTCTTGCTCACCCCGCTACAGGACCCGATGTCGGAGGCCACCGAGGCCGAGTGTGCGGGGGCGGACGCCGTGCTCTCCCCCGCATCCTTCCTGCGGGGCCTGACGACCGGGCTGTTGCACACGCTCGCCCGCATGGCGCTGCTCCTCCTGGGGCTGGCGGTGCTCCTGCCGCTGAACTTCGTCCCGGGCCTGGGCAGCGTGGCGTTCACCGTGCTGGCCAGCCTGTGGACCATGCTCTGGATGGCGGCGGAGCACCTGGCCACGCCCATGACGCGCCACCTGTACCCCTTCGCCGAGGTGCGCCGCATGCTGCGCGAGCGCCGGGCCCTCTGCCTGGGCTTCGGCGCGGGCGTCTACCTGCTCCTGTGGGTGCCCATCCTCAACACCCTCTTCCTCCCGGTGGCCATCGTCGGGGGCACCCTGCTCTACCGGGCCCTGAGGCAGGCCGGGGACCTGCCCCCGCCACCCGATGCCCGGGCGGACGCGAAATAA
- a CDS encoding MXAN_5808 family serine peptidase: MNRMPRIFRRITAVAVLLGAWAFAGSDRAPLPLTVGAAEAGQDSWDGALPSANKGEKAPHDLNSLRVLTKVILYVKENYVDPKRVKPKEMMIASLEYVEKSVPDVLVDGNPETGKLNVNVNGKQKEFDISHVDSLWKMSFALKDVFDFLSKNMRPIEETRDIEYAAVNGMLSTLDPHSVLLRPELYREMKLSTKGEFGGLGFVIQMKEGNLTVVKVLPKTPASRAGIQKDDRIKKIGEESTVNMDLNEAVSKLRGPVDSRITITVERDGWDKPRNMTVARAMISIESVQHKLLAGGVGYVRLKNFQGNTTRDLEAALTDIRKQADAKGGFKGLVLDLRGNPGGLLEQAIQVSDTFLSKGTIVATVGFSDKLREEKRARMTDGEENYPIAVLVNAGSASASEIVAGALKNLDRAVIIGRQTFGKGSVQVLYDFPDDSALKLTIAKYLTPGDVSIQEVGIVPDIQLVPTRVTADRVDVFAPRKSMGEADLDQHFGNPESSTVAKKREEVLDREKPGTSLKYLKVDEKAAQAAAKKEEPKEKVAAKPGAKDKKEHGQNDPLLDVDVAGQGEDLDDQLDAESQEEIKEDFEVQFARDFVLKVPAVKRNEQIAKGKAFVEQKRNEEEQRINNAIAALGLDWSPGPTPKNVQLDASFSPGADAKIAAGEQLDMVIHVENKGTEPLKRVRGWTESDNAFLDRREFLFGAIAPGEKKSWKVQVRLPKDLTSRRDDVKVKLFDDNGALRDTLVSELSFVELPRPTFAFNWQVVDDCAECNGDGVVQRGEDVTVVMDVTNTGVGPALDSFAQIKNGGDANIFIEKGRFKLGEIKPGETKTARFQVSLKKGFKGDTFPLKLAILDEPLEEFVLEKLQLPVKDGPVAPLEAKKGLVKLNDKAELFASPTADARPVAKLPQGATLALEATTKGFYKVALEKDRFAFVRTQDAKEVKSGKAQAPKTVAYTTTHQPPDIKLDVDPSHGGVVVNGDKFTLTGAVKDPNGLLDVYVLVNDQKVYFKAVDPKGGEPHTLKFTSDFALKEGNNNVLVVARESTEFASRRTLVIRRRPAEVAQKVATPAAAATTPVKPRQQ; the protein is encoded by the coding sequence ATGAACCGCATGCCGCGTATCTTCCGCCGCATCACCGCCGTCGCCGTTCTGTTGGGGGCCTGGGCATTCGCAGGCAGTGACCGTGCGCCCCTCCCGCTCACCGTGGGAGCGGCGGAGGCGGGGCAGGACTCCTGGGACGGCGCGCTGCCTTCCGCCAACAAGGGCGAGAAGGCTCCTCACGACCTCAACAGCCTCCGCGTCCTCACGAAGGTCATCCTCTACGTGAAGGAGAACTACGTCGACCCGAAGCGGGTGAAGCCCAAGGAGATGATGATCGCCTCCCTGGAGTACGTGGAGAAGAGCGTTCCGGACGTGCTCGTGGACGGCAACCCGGAGACGGGCAAGCTCAACGTCAACGTCAACGGCAAGCAGAAGGAGTTCGACATCTCCCACGTGGACTCCCTGTGGAAGATGTCCTTCGCGCTGAAGGACGTGTTCGACTTCCTGTCCAAGAACATGCGTCCCATCGAGGAGACGCGGGACATCGAGTACGCGGCCGTCAACGGCATGCTCTCCACGCTCGACCCCCACTCGGTGCTGCTGCGCCCGGAGCTGTACCGGGAGATGAAGCTGTCCACCAAGGGCGAGTTCGGCGGCCTGGGCTTCGTCATCCAGATGAAGGAGGGCAACCTCACCGTGGTGAAGGTGCTGCCCAAGACGCCCGCGTCGCGCGCCGGCATCCAGAAGGACGACCGCATCAAGAAGATTGGCGAGGAGTCCACCGTCAACATGGACCTCAACGAGGCCGTGTCCAAGCTGCGCGGTCCGGTGGACAGCCGCATCACCATCACCGTGGAGCGCGACGGCTGGGACAAGCCGCGCAACATGACGGTGGCGCGCGCCATGATTTCGATTGAGTCCGTGCAGCACAAGCTGCTCGCGGGCGGCGTGGGCTACGTGCGCCTGAAGAACTTCCAGGGCAACACCACGCGCGACCTGGAGGCCGCGCTGACGGACATCCGCAAGCAGGCGGACGCCAAGGGCGGCTTCAAGGGCCTGGTGCTCGACCTGCGCGGCAACCCGGGCGGCCTCCTGGAGCAGGCCATCCAGGTGTCGGACACGTTCCTGTCCAAGGGCACCATCGTCGCGACGGTGGGCTTCAGCGACAAGCTGCGCGAGGAGAAGCGCGCGCGCATGACGGACGGCGAGGAGAACTACCCCATCGCGGTGCTGGTGAACGCGGGCAGCGCCTCCGCGTCTGAAATCGTCGCGGGCGCGCTCAAGAACCTGGACCGCGCGGTCATCATCGGGCGCCAGACGTTCGGCAAGGGCAGCGTGCAGGTGCTCTACGACTTCCCGGACGACAGCGCGCTCAAGCTGACCATCGCCAAGTACCTCACCCCGGGTGACGTCTCCATCCAGGAAGTGGGCATCGTGCCGGACATCCAGCTGGTCCCCACGCGCGTCACCGCGGACCGGGTGGACGTGTTCGCGCCGCGCAAGTCCATGGGTGAAGCGGACCTGGATCAGCACTTCGGCAACCCGGAGTCCTCCACCGTCGCCAAGAAGCGCGAAGAGGTGCTGGACCGCGAGAAGCCGGGCACCAGCCTCAAGTACCTGAAGGTGGACGAGAAGGCCGCCCAGGCCGCCGCCAAGAAGGAAGAGCCCAAGGAGAAGGTCGCCGCCAAGCCCGGCGCCAAGGACAAGAAGGAGCACGGCCAGAATGATCCGCTCCTGGACGTGGACGTGGCCGGCCAGGGCGAGGACCTGGATGACCAGCTGGACGCGGAGTCCCAGGAGGAGATCAAGGAGGACTTCGAGGTCCAGTTCGCCCGCGACTTCGTCCTGAAGGTCCCGGCGGTGAAGCGCAACGAGCAGATCGCCAAGGGCAAGGCGTTCGTGGAGCAGAAGCGCAACGAGGAGGAGCAGCGCATCAACAACGCCATCGCCGCGCTCGGCCTGGACTGGAGCCCCGGTCCCACGCCCAAGAACGTGCAGCTGGACGCCAGCTTCTCCCCGGGCGCCGACGCGAAGATCGCCGCCGGCGAGCAGCTGGACATGGTCATCCACGTGGAGAACAAGGGCACCGAGCCGCTCAAGCGCGTGCGTGGCTGGACGGAGAGCGACAACGCGTTCCTCGACCGCCGCGAGTTCCTCTTCGGCGCCATCGCCCCGGGTGAGAAGAAGTCCTGGAAGGTGCAGGTGCGCCTGCCCAAGGACCTCACCAGCCGCCGCGACGACGTGAAGGTGAAGCTGTTCGACGACAACGGCGCGCTGCGCGACACCCTGGTGTCGGAGCTGTCCTTCGTGGAGCTGCCCCGCCCCACGTTCGCCTTCAACTGGCAGGTGGTGGATGACTGCGCCGAGTGCAACGGCGACGGCGTCGTGCAGCGCGGCGAGGACGTCACGGTGGTGATGGACGTCACCAACACGGGCGTGGGCCCGGCGCTGGACTCGTTCGCGCAGATCAAGAACGGCGGCGACGCGAACATCTTCATCGAGAAGGGCCGCTTCAAACTGGGGGAGATCAAGCCCGGTGAGACCAAGACGGCGCGCTTCCAGGTGTCCCTGAAGAAGGGCTTCAAGGGCGACACCTTCCCGCTGAAGCTGGCCATCCTGGATGAGCCCCTGGAGGAGTTCGTCCTGGAGAAGCTCCAGCTGCCCGTGAAGGACGGCCCCGTGGCCCCGCTGGAGGCGAAGAAGGGCCTGGTGAAGCTCAACGACAAGGCGGAGCTGTTCGCCTCGCCCACCGCGGACGCGCGTCCGGTGGCGAAGCTGCCGCAGGGCGCCACGCTGGCCCTGGAGGCCACCACCAAGGGCTTCTACAAGGTCGCGCTGGAGAAGGACCGCTTCGCCTTCGTGCGCACCCAGGACGCGAAGGAAGTGAAGAGCGGCAAGGCCCAGGCGCCCAAGACGGTGGCGTACACGACGACGCACCAGCCGCCGGACATCAAGCTGGACGTGGATCCGTCCCACGGCGGCGTGGTGGTGAACGGCGACAAGTTCACCCTCACCGGCGCGGTGAAGGACCCCAACGGCCTCCTGGACGTCTACGTGCTGGTCAACGACCAGAAGGTCTACTTCAAGGCCGTGGACCCCAAGGGCGGCGAGCCCCACACGCTGAAGTTCACCTCCGACTTCGCGCTCAAGGAGGGCAACAACAACGTGCTGGTGGTGGCTCGTGAGAGCACCGAGTTCGCCAGCCGCCGCACGCTGGTCATCCGCCGCCGTCCGGCGGAGGTGGCCCAGAAGGTGGCGACGCCCGCCGCCGCGGCCACCACGCCGGTGAAGCCGCGCCAGCAGTAA
- a CDS encoding glycerophosphodiester phosphodiesterase, producing the protein MLLLAHRGASADAPENTLEAFAEAVRQGADGVELDAMVCGSGEVVVCHDKRLDRLAHQPWEVRTTPWWKLSRADVGTPLGFAPARIPLLEEVLDALPGHFLVNIELKCDRFDDGGLAAGVARLLRERDLEGRVVVSSFNPLCLFRLAAVAPTLRRGFLIDPDKPWALQAYALSPLVSSHSVHPFHEACTPERVAAWNDAGLRVAAWTVDDPRRARELRDLGVSYLITNRPGRVREALR; encoded by the coding sequence ATGCTCCTGCTCGCTCACCGTGGTGCCAGCGCCGACGCTCCCGAGAACACCCTGGAGGCCTTCGCGGAGGCCGTGCGCCAGGGCGCGGACGGCGTGGAGCTGGACGCCATGGTGTGCGGCTCCGGCGAGGTGGTGGTGTGCCACGACAAGCGCCTGGACCGCCTGGCCCATCAGCCCTGGGAGGTGCGCACCACGCCCTGGTGGAAGCTCTCCCGCGCGGACGTGGGCACGCCCCTGGGCTTCGCCCCCGCGCGCATCCCGCTGTTGGAGGAGGTGCTGGACGCGCTGCCGGGGCACTTCCTGGTCAACATCGAGCTGAAGTGCGACCGCTTCGACGACGGCGGCCTGGCGGCGGGCGTGGCGCGGCTGTTGCGCGAGCGCGACCTGGAGGGCCGCGTGGTGGTGTCCAGCTTCAACCCGCTGTGCCTCTTCCGGCTGGCGGCGGTGGCGCCCACGCTGCGCCGGGGCTTCCTCATCGACCCGGACAAGCCCTGGGCGCTGCAGGCGTACGCGCTGAGCCCGCTGGTGTCCTCGCACTCGGTGCACCCCTTCCACGAGGCGTGCACACCGGAGCGCGTGGCGGCGTGGAACGACGCGGGCCTGCGCGTGGCGGCGTGGACGGTGGACGACCCCCGGCGCGCCCGCGAGCTGCGGGACCTGGGGGTATCCTACCTCATCACCAACCGCCCGGGCCGCGTGCGCGAGGCCCTGCGCTGA
- a CDS encoding twin-arginine translocase TatA/TatE family subunit yields the protein MLGLGEFLILGFILLVVFSAARMGQLGNAVGKFVYSFRKASRGDDLVDVKHLPHSRRGTTDADYTDGSSKDRRS from the coding sequence ATGCTGGGCCTCGGAGAGTTCCTCATCCTCGGCTTCATCCTGCTGGTGGTCTTCTCGGCCGCCCGGATGGGGCAGTTGGGCAACGCGGTGGGCAAGTTCGTCTACTCGTTCCGCAAGGCGTCGCGCGGCGACGACCTGGTGGACGTGAAGCACCTGCCCCACTCGCGCCGGGGCACCACCGACGCGGACTACACCGACGGCTCCTCCAAGGACCGCCGCTCCTAG
- a CDS encoding polyhydroxyalkanoate synthesis regulator DNA-binding domain-containing protein, producing MSEAEQANAPSNTKEPKIIKRYTNRKLYDTVESRYVTLDEIAAMIKEGTEVRIVDNRTKEDLTSVTLAQIIFEEEKKKNQMPLSVLREIIRHPGESISGFIQKEVSPRVASIREEAEQRLDKLLRREDGSLQEAPPAEATTAAPAPQASEGNAASLNPAELLKASQRAFEDFQRRIDERVKQVVENLTGNLPALGRDMQALAQRLEELEKKLDAVEKGDKKDPSAS from the coding sequence ATGAGCGAGGCCGAGCAAGCAAACGCTCCCAGCAACACCAAGGAGCCGAAGATCATCAAGCGCTACACGAACCGGAAGCTCTACGACACCGTGGAGAGCCGGTACGTCACGCTCGATGAGATCGCCGCGATGATCAAGGAGGGCACCGAGGTGCGGATTGTCGACAACCGCACGAAGGAAGACCTGACCTCGGTCACCCTCGCGCAGATCATCTTCGAAGAGGAGAAGAAGAAGAACCAGATGCCGCTGTCGGTGCTGCGGGAGATCATCCGCCACCCCGGCGAGTCCATCTCCGGGTTCATCCAGAAGGAGGTCTCGCCGCGCGTGGCCTCCATCCGCGAGGAGGCCGAGCAGCGGCTGGACAAGCTGCTGCGCCGCGAGGACGGCAGCCTGCAGGAGGCCCCCCCCGCGGAGGCCACCACGGCCGCGCCCGCGCCGCAGGCCTCCGAAGGCAACGCCGCGAGCCTCAACCCGGCGGAGCTGCTCAAGGCCAGCCAGCGCGCCTTCGAGGACTTCCAGCGCCGCATCGACGAGCGCGTGAAGCAGGTCGTGGAGAACCTCACCGGCAACCTCCCCGCCCTGGGCCGCGACATGCAGGCGCTCGCGCAGCGGCTGGAGGAGCTGGAGAAGAAGCTCGACGCCGTGGAGAAGGGCGACAAGAAGGACCCGAGCGCGTCCTGA
- a CDS encoding ParA family protein, producing the protein MRRIAFINEKGGTCKTTLAVNTAAWLALEQRRRVLLVDLDTQGHAGKSLGLDVRTLPKNVFHLLTDPEVPLSSVVRPTGVSGLDVVPAYKEMADFPVVVAQDPRRAHRLADRMREAQDAGYDLVLFDAPPSMGLTTRNILVAASEVVVPVALTYLALDGCAELAETVRQVGEAEGRTDLRVTRVVPTLYRKTALATAILERLRAYFPDALAATPLGYSVKVDEAQSHGKTIWEYAPRSPGARMLAAIAAEIDGGAPPAKRKRARTKVA; encoded by the coding sequence ATGCGGCGCATCGCGTTCATCAACGAGAAGGGCGGCACCTGCAAGACGACGCTCGCGGTGAACACCGCCGCGTGGCTCGCGCTGGAGCAGCGCCGCCGCGTGCTGCTGGTGGACCTGGACACGCAGGGCCACGCGGGCAAGTCACTGGGCCTGGACGTGCGCACGCTGCCGAAGAACGTCTTCCACCTGCTCACCGACCCGGAGGTGCCCCTGTCCTCCGTGGTGCGCCCCACGGGGGTGAGCGGGCTGGACGTGGTGCCCGCGTACAAGGAGATGGCGGACTTCCCGGTGGTGGTGGCGCAGGACCCGCGGCGCGCGCACCGGCTGGCGGACCGCATGCGGGAGGCGCAAGACGCGGGCTACGACCTGGTGCTGTTCGACGCGCCTCCGTCCATGGGGCTCACCACGCGCAACATCCTGGTGGCGGCCTCGGAGGTGGTGGTGCCGGTGGCGCTGACATACCTGGCGCTGGACGGGTGCGCGGAGCTGGCGGAGACGGTGCGCCAGGTGGGCGAGGCGGAAGGGCGCACGGATCTACGCGTCACCCGGGTGGTACCCACGCTGTACCGCAAGACGGCGCTGGCCACGGCCATCCTGGAGCGCCTGCGGGCGTACTTCCCGGACGCGCTCGCCGCCACGCCGCTGGGCTACAGCGTCAAGGTGGACGAGGCGCAGAGCCACGGGAAGACCATCTGGGAGTACGCACCCCGGAGCCCGGGGGCGCGGATGCTCGCGGCCATCGCGGCGGAGATTGACGGCGGGGCCCCTCCCGCGAAGCGGAAGCGGGCCCGGACGAAGGTGGCCTGA
- a CDS encoding ArsA family ATPase encodes MAGLLDKRLWIVSGKGGVGKTTIAAALALASVRAGRRTLVCEVNTQERVSRILELPEAGPEVKLLEENLWAVDVRPQEAMREYGLMVLRFETLYKTVFENRLVRYFLRFIPSLQELVLLGKILFHLQEKLPDGRWKYDTLVLDAPATGHAISFLSVPQVLLQTVPPGPMTREALKMRDLLVDPSVTAAVLVALPEEMPVNEALELHSALRDRVHIRTHAAVLNQAFPQRFTEADLEALAGHPELMRVAQAHHDRASQAVLAGTKLERNLHAPVYTVPRLFVPRFGRDAVETVMGHLNAMVTGGTGA; translated from the coding sequence ATGGCCGGACTGCTCGACAAACGCCTGTGGATCGTCTCTGGCAAGGGGGGCGTGGGGAAGACGACCATCGCCGCCGCCCTGGCCCTGGCCTCGGTGCGCGCCGGACGGCGCACCCTGGTGTGTGAAGTGAACACGCAGGAGCGCGTCAGCCGCATCCTGGAGCTGCCCGAAGCGGGCCCGGAGGTGAAGCTGCTGGAGGAGAACCTCTGGGCGGTGGACGTGCGCCCCCAGGAGGCCATGCGCGAGTACGGCCTGATGGTCCTGCGCTTCGAGACCCTCTACAAGACGGTCTTCGAGAACCGGCTGGTGCGCTACTTCCTGCGCTTCATCCCGTCGCTCCAGGAGCTGGTGCTGCTGGGCAAGATTCTCTTCCACCTCCAGGAGAAGCTGCCGGACGGCCGCTGGAAGTACGACACGCTGGTGCTGGACGCGCCCGCCACCGGCCACGCCATCTCGTTCTTGAGCGTGCCGCAGGTGCTCCTGCAGACGGTGCCGCCGGGGCCCATGACGCGCGAGGCGTTGAAGATGCGCGACCTCCTGGTGGACCCGTCCGTCACCGCCGCGGTGCTGGTGGCGCTGCCGGAGGAGATGCCGGTGAACGAGGCGCTGGAGCTGCACAGCGCGCTGAGGGACCGGGTGCACATCCGCACGCACGCGGCGGTGCTCAACCAGGCCTTCCCCCAGCGCTTCACGGAGGCGGATTTGGAGGCGCTCGCGGGCCACCCGGAGCTCATGCGCGTGGCCCAGGCGCACCATGACCGCGCGTCGCAGGCGGTGCTCGCGGGCACGAAGCTGGAGCGCAACCTCCACGCGCCGGTGTACACGGTGCCCAGATTGTTCGTGCCGCGCTTCGGACGGGACGCGGTGGAGACGGTGATGGGGCACCTGAACGCGATGGTGACCGGAGGCACGGGAGCATGA
- a CDS encoding ArsA family ATPase — MTALQAALANKRVLICVGSGGVGKTTVAATLALRAAVDGRPSIVCTIDPAKRLANSLGLSGLGNEEAEVPASVLEGMGVKPRAALHAMMLDMKATWDDLITRVAPPEQRERIFANRFYQSLSTALAGSQEYIAMEKVWDLRRSTDYELVVLDTPPTAHALDFLDAPNRVLDFLDNEAAKWLLTPALKAGKVGLSLFNLGGSYVTRALSRFTGTEMLQELSSFMLTLSSMNEGFRERARGVRELLEDKTTGFVLVTSPNPERLDEAIHFHKLLKQNRMEMTAIVVNRVHPLPTQAQWEDAATLTPTRRAKVEETLRELQVLAQQDLEGMAQLREACPGTPLIQVPRFGLDVHDLTALWGTGRYLLGDDVLA, encoded by the coding sequence ATGACGGCGCTGCAAGCGGCGCTCGCGAACAAGCGCGTGCTCATCTGCGTGGGCTCTGGCGGCGTGGGCAAGACGACGGTGGCGGCGACGCTCGCGCTGCGCGCGGCGGTGGATGGCCGGCCCAGCATCGTGTGCACCATCGACCCGGCGAAGCGCCTGGCCAACTCCCTGGGCCTGTCCGGTCTGGGCAACGAGGAGGCGGAGGTTCCCGCGTCCGTGCTGGAGGGCATGGGCGTGAAGCCCCGGGCGGCCTTGCACGCGATGATGCTGGACATGAAGGCCACCTGGGACGACCTCATCACCCGCGTGGCCCCGCCGGAGCAGCGCGAGCGCATCTTCGCCAACCGCTTCTATCAGTCCCTCTCCACGGCCCTGGCGGGCAGCCAGGAGTACATCGCCATGGAGAAGGTCTGGGACCTGCGCCGCAGCACGGACTACGAGCTGGTGGTGCTGGACACGCCGCCCACCGCGCACGCGCTGGACTTCCTGGACGCGCCCAACCGGGTGCTGGACTTCCTGGACAACGAAGCGGCCAAGTGGCTGCTCACGCCCGCGCTGAAGGCGGGCAAGGTGGGCCTGTCCCTCTTCAACCTGGGCGGCAGCTACGTGACGCGCGCGCTGTCGCGCTTCACCGGCACGGAGATGCTCCAGGAGCTGTCCTCCTTCATGCTGACGCTCTCCTCCATGAACGAGGGCTTCCGCGAGCGCGCCCGGGGCGTGCGCGAGCTCCTGGAGGACAAGACGACGGGCTTCGTGCTGGTGACGAGCCCCAACCCGGAGCGGCTGGACGAGGCCATCCACTTCCACAAGCTGCTCAAGCAGAACCGCATGGAGATGACGGCCATCGTGGTGAACCGCGTGCACCCGCTGCCCACCCAGGCGCAGTGGGAGGACGCGGCCACGCTGACGCCCACCCGGCGCGCGAAGGTGGAGGAGACGCTGCGCGAGCTCCAGGTGCTGGCGCAGCAGGACCTGGAGGGCATGGCGCAGCTGCGCGAGGCCTGTCCGGGCACGCCCCTCATCCAGGTGCCGCGCTTCGGGCTGGACGTGCACGACCTCACCGCGCTGTGGGGCACCGGCCGCTACCTCCTGGGCGACGACGTCCTCGCCTGA